A window of Acropora muricata isolate sample 2 chromosome 3, ASM3666990v1, whole genome shotgun sequence contains these coding sequences:
- the LOC136910964 gene encoding uncharacterized protein — MGQVFSYVKSRRQRKAKRRRRLREKLDAANACIARLQQQHKNLQESLQEHYMCYPELRPETKDDIDRKTAAFESEIEVLEKKLFLEEIALDVTDERSDFLAKNLSLLQQNEVYLSWQNTNDQLNLEAWRLKHEAVQFNLYQKANPIERWTVRSLPDIHIYFSPGTNLQ, encoded by the exons ATGGGTCAAGTTTTCAGCTATGTCAAATCCAGGAGACAACGGAAAGCCAAACGCCGAAG GCGACTGAGAGAAAAGTTGGATGCAGCAAATGCGTGTATCGCTCGTCTTCAACAACAACACAAGAATTTGCAGGA ATCTCTGCAAGAGCATTACATGTGTTATCCAGAATTGAGGCCAGAAACAAAAGATGACATCGATCGTAAAACAGCTGCTTTTGAGAGCGAAATTGAGGTTTTGGAGAAAAAACTTTTCCTCGAAGAGATCGCTCTCGATGTCACAGATGAAAGATCTGATTTTCTGGCCAAAAATTTAAG TTTGCTCCAACAGAACGAGGTTTATCTTAGTTGGCAGAATACCAATGACCAACTGAATTTGGAAGCATGGAGACTTAAACACGAAGCCGTCCAATTTAATTTGTACCAGAAAGCAAATCCTATAGAAAGGTGGACAGTGAGATCACTGCCAGACATTCACATTTATTTTTCACCAGGAACTAACCTCCagtaa
- the LOC136910963 gene encoding uncharacterized protein, with protein MPSRSFFTTSMFYPNKQIKPKNTPLSTKLPSLSKSAKRRGRIQLCGLKSERKRHHFNYFKLDPFTSNSSSQVAVALFIRRTEIMAEGRPKGRTNWVDYCFKVIIIGDYKVGKTTLLCKYTGRELPSINNSVSVDFRVKTLHRGDKKVKLQIWDIAGQERFRTAVSSYYRGASGVVLVYDVTNRTSFQNIGYWYEEMKRLCESTTKGILVGNRCHFSDQRQVSTEEGQTFAEHLEMPFFETSTEKDININECFDKLVDSVLESVERSKQLNEFTSLILPASGQELRQVEACTCVLL; from the exons ATGCCTTCCCGATCTTTCTTCACAACATCAATGTTTTATCCCAACAAACAAATCAAACCGAAAAACACTCCGCTTTCAACCAAGCTTCCTTCACTTTCGAAAAGCGCCAAGAGAAGAGGGAGGATACAGCTTTGCGGATTAAAATCTGAGAGGAAACGTCACCActttaattatttcaagttaGATCCCTTTACAAGTAACAG TAGTTCCCAGGTCGCTGTCGCATTGTTTATTCGACGAACAGAGATTATGGCTGAGGGGCGCCCGAAAGGAAGAACAAATTGGGTCGACTACTGCTTCAAAGTTATCATTATTGGAGATTATAAAGTCGGAAAGACAACTTTATTGTGTAAATACACTGGTCGCGAATTACCAAGCATCAACAACTCTGTCAGCGTGGATTTTCGAGTGAAAACCCTGCACAGAGGAGACAAGAAAGTAAAACTTCAGATCTGGGACATCGCCGGACAAGAACGATTTCGCACAGCAGTTTCCAGTTATTACCGAGGTGCTTCAGGAGTTGTTTTGGTATATGATGTCACCAACAGGACCTCTTTTCAAAATATAGGTTATTG GTATGAAGAAATGAAACGTTTGTGTGAATCAACCACCAAGGGTATACTAGTGGGAAACCGTTGCCATTTTTCAGACCAGCGACAAGTGTCAACAGAAGAGGGTCAAACTTTCGCAGAACACCTGGAGATGCCTTTCTTTGAAACCAGCACTGAAAAAGACATAAACATAAATGAGTGTTTTGACAAACTTGTGGATTCTGTTCTTGAATCAGTGGAAAGATCTAAGCAGTTGAACGAATTTACATCACTCATATTGCCTGCTAGTGGACAGGAGTTGAGGCAAGTAGAGGCCTGCACCTGTGTATTGCTTTAA
- the LOC136910961 gene encoding P2X purinoceptor 4-like, whose translation MAGNKERGICSALTSALFEYDTNKVVHIRSKTIGITNRLVQFTIICYVIVYVIIIKKGYQDTEKPYSSVTTKVKGTALTNLTSTSGQSFPLYGGVHLWDSPDYIVPPEENGAFFVMTNMIITPNQTQGTCPEDPKERDVICTRDSDCLAGTAVEYGHGVRTGKCVPADRGKDLKAGLKVCQIYSWCPVEIDVVPMPDFNLTNGEPLLDTENFTVLIKNNVQFPKFKESKRNIQKGSKLKSCVYDPLTDPLCPIIKLGTIVKQAGEDYKSLSFQGGVMAIIINWECNFDPLTYSCQPEYSFRRLDDSESPVAPGYNFRYARFYEKDGKLYRTLFKAYGIRFVVLVYGQGGKFNIVPLLVNVGSGLALLGIATVLCDIVVLYVVKGKTYYRTQKYQYVHDPDHPTEEKSLLDREISDR comes from the exons ATGGCAGGGAACAAAGAACGAGGGATTTGCAGCGCTCTTACCTCCGCTCTCTTTGAGTACGACACAAACAAAGTTGTTCACATTCGAAGCAAGACCATTGGTATCACAAATAGATTAGTACAGTTCACAATCATATGCTACGTTATCGT TTATGTCATCATCATTAAGAAAGGCTATCAAGACACAGAAAAGCCATACAGTTCTGTGACAACCAAAGTGAAGGGAACAGCATTAACAAACCTAACAAGTACATCAGGCCAAAGCTTCCCTTTATATGGCGGTGTCCACTTGTGGGATTCTCCAGACTATATTGTCCCACCTGAG GAAAATGGAGCTTTTTTTGTGATGACGAATATGATCATAACACCCAATCAAACACAGGGCACATGTCCAGAAGATCCTAAGGAGAGAGATGTAATATGTACTAGAGACAGTGACTGTTTGGCTGGGACAGCTGTCGAATATGGACATG GTGTAAGAACAGGGAAATGTGTCCCTGCTGATCGTGGTAAGGACTTGAAAGCTGGGTTGAAAGTCTGCCAGATCTATTCCTGGTGTCCAGTAGAGATAGATGTTGTTCCCATGCCAGACTTCAACCTTAC GAACGGAGAACCACTTCTTGATACTGAAAATTTTACAGTTTTAATAAAGAACAATGTACAGTTTCCAAAATTCAAGGAATCCAA GCGGAATATTCAGAAGGGGTCAAAGCTGAAGAGTTGTGTTTATGATCCACTTACGGACCCTCTGTGTCCCATCATTAAACTTGGAACTATTGTAAAGCAGGCTGGCGAGGACTACAAATCACTGTCTTTTCAG GGAGGTGTTATGGCCATCATTATCAATTGGGAGTGTAATTTTGATCCTTTGACATATTCTTGTCAACCTGAATATTCTTTTAGAAG ACTTGATGATTCTGAGTCACCAGTAGCTCCTGGATACAATTTCAg ATATGCCAGATTTTATGAAAAAGATGGAAAGTTATACAGGACGTTATTTAAGGCTTATGGCATCCGCTTTGTAGTGCTTGTTTATGGCCAG ggaggTAAATTCAACATCGTTCCGCTGCTTGTCAATGTAGGCTCCGGTCTTGCTCTGCTGGGAATA GCAACCGTTTTGTGTGATATAGTTGTGTTGTACGTGGTCAAAGGAAAAACATATTATAGGACACAAAAATACCAGTATGTCCACGATCCAGACCATCCAACCGAG GAGAAAAGTTTACTTGACAGGGAGATCAGCGATAGATGA
- the LOC136910958 gene encoding oxysterol-binding protein 1-like isoform X5, with translation MVRYPHRNNDEEEDSNSDQAENIKPLNTKLDDLQTCNDLVSKHGSALQRAIVELQEVEDNPALLSKLKFVNEKATLFRITANAMISACAEFLELAQTQEKKWHKSLHFERQRRITLEETVEALAKQHNTLERACRKSTGAVLPAIPGSEPGRDSDEEEEAEEEDDENAEFFDAIAEHPEGFTLSVCKSGDSLQSSSSEISLDLETNKAMLSGTLCDNSVSSKTEGVTEATGTKTSLEEDGLTEDTNGNAQSQVVTAPFTVGGTFGASGTQSTGKIVTKQFRRQIPDKPDISINLWSIMKNCIGKELSKIPMPVNFNEPISMLQRLTEELEYAHLLDRAAACESSTEQMCYVAAFTVSSYSTTATRVGKPFNPLLGETFEFDRTEDLGWRSLAEQVSHHPPASALHVEHKDWIFWQEFSLASKFRGKYLQVIPHGTAHLKFNRTGNHYSWKKVTTTVHNIIVGKLWIDQSGEMDIENHTTKDVCHLKYDAYNYFGRDTPRKVTGVITDHHKVVRYVISGTWDNKIDGAKVVYTRTSSSAVKQPPSTPHKSQAQTMPPVALWKANPPLPGCEKMYHFTEFALALNQPDDGVAPTDSRRRPDQRLMENCMWDEANQEKQKLEELQRTRRRKREVEAAEAQKEGKVYEGYKPCWFEKVLDEVTNSSLHVYRGGYWEAKETKEWSLCPEIYS, from the exons ATGAAGAAGAGGACTCCAACAGTGATCAAGCTGAGAACATCAAGCCTTTGAACACAAAGTTGGATGACCTGCAGACTTGCAATGATCTTGTAAGCAAACATGGCTCGGCCCTACAGCGTGCTATCGTGGAGTTGCAGGAAGTGGAAGACAATCCTGCACTGTTGTCAAAACTGAAGTTTGTGAATGAGAAGGCCACTCTTTTCAGGATTACTGCTAATGCCATGATCAGT GCTTGTGCAGAATTCTTGGAACTTGCTCAAACACAGGAAAAGAAGTGGCACAAGAGTTTGCATTTTGAACGTCAACGGCGCATTACCCTTGAGGAGACTGTTGAGGCATTAGCTAAACAGCACAATACACTTGAAAGGGCATGCCGCAAAAGCACAGGGGCAGTATTACCTGCTATCCCTGGTTCTGAACCGGGTCGCGACAGTGACGAGGAAGAAGAAGCggaagaagaagatgatgaaAATGCAGAATTTTTTGATGCTATAGCTGAACATCCTGAAGGATTTACATTATCAGTGTGCAAAAGTGGTGACAGTTTGCAGAGTTCAAGCTCTGAGATTAGTTTAGATTTGGAAACCAACAAAGCCATGTTGTCAGGCACACTGTGTGACAACAGTGTCAGCAGTAAAACAGAGGGAGTTACAGAGGCTACTGGCACAAAAACCTCTCTTGAAGAAGATGGATTAACTGAAGATACTAATGGAAATGCGCAAAGCCAGGTTGTCACAGCACCTTTCACTGTGGGTGGAACGTTTGGAGCAAGTGGCACA CAGTCTACAGGCAAGATTGTAACAAAGCAGTTCAGAAGGCAAATACCAGATAAACCAGACATAAGTATTAATCTATGGAGCATAATGAAGAACTGTATAGGAAAGGAATTATCTAAAATTCCAATGCCA GTTAATTTCAATGAGCCCATCTCTATGCTCCAAAGGCTGACAGAAGAGTTGGAATATGCACATCTTTTAGATAGAGCGGCTGCATGCGAGTCATCCACAGAACAAATGTGCTATGTGGCAGCATTTACAGTCTCATCATACTCCACAACTGCCACAAGAGTCGGCAAGCCGTTTAACCCTTTACTTGGTGAAACGTTTGAATTTGACAGAACAGAGGATCTAGGATGGCGATCTCTTGCTGAGCAG GTGAGTCATCACCCACCAGCATCAGCCCTTCATGTTGAACATAAGGACTGGATCTTCTGGCAAGAATTCAGTCTCGCCAGCAAATTCCGTGGAAAGTACCTTCAGGTTATTCCTCATGGTACCGCTCATCTTAAGTTCAACAGGACTGGAAATCATTACTCGTGGAAGAAAGTCACAACCACTGTTCACAATATCATTGTCGGAAAGCTGTGGATTGATCAG TCTGGTGAGATGGATATCGAAAATCATACAACAAAAGATGTCTGCCACCTCAAGTATGATGCTTATAACTATTTTGGGAGAGACACACCCAGAAAG gtGACAGGAGTAATCACTGATCATCACAAGGTTGTTAGATATGTTATCTCGGGAACATGGGATAACAAGATTGATGGAGCTAAGGTAGTCTACACGAGAACTTCTTCATCAGCCGTCAAACAACCGCCATCTACTCCTCACAAGAGTCAGGCACAGACCATGCCGCCAGTCGCCCTGTGGAAGGCAAATCCACCCTT GCCTGGATGCGAGAAGATGTACCACTTCACAGAGTTTGCCCTTGCTCTGAACCAACCAGACGACGGTGTGGCTCCGACGGACTCTAGGAGAAGACCTGATCAACGTCTAATGGAGAACTGTATGTGGGATGAAGCTAAccaagaaaagcaaaaactagAGGAGTTGCAAAGAACAAGAAGACGAAAACGCGAAGTGGAAGCTGCCGAGGCACAGAAAGAGGGCAAAGTTTACGAAGGATACAAGCCGTGTTGGTTTGAGAAAGTTTTAGATGAAGTGACTAATTCCAGTTTGCACGTTTACAGAGGAGGGTATTGGGAAGCAAAGGAGACGAAAGAGTGGAGCTTATGTCCAGAGATTTATAGTTAG